A DNA window from Helianthus annuus cultivar XRQ/B chromosome 15, HanXRQr2.0-SUNRISE, whole genome shotgun sequence contains the following coding sequences:
- the LOC110914568 gene encoding uncharacterized protein LOC110914568 → MADRREEKREFDGEEDDAWQYPLLFIHGESDWSRDLRLQGDSSKKTNTLTRNMFYSYQLHDRANTYSLLLRGGRLFQQYLVDAYVCIEQDRLNYLRYNQNALRSEYMQGMHDAVTRGDTEGKDIGKRIILPSTFTGGPRYMYKHYQDALAICRVHGNPQYFVTFTCNVKWPEISRYMARFPVLKAEDCPDVIARVFHMKVISFINSLKVRRPFGKNSKKRGLPHCHLLLWVDEAHKIKDASQLDEYISAEIPDPINEPPLYKIVTDSMMHGPCGMARPNSPCMALGSCKKKFPKDYEPFTRFDENGYARYRRCQSTHFVQKHGISLDNGYVVPYNRSLLLHFHAHMNVEYFGWSMLIKYLFKYISKGTDRIKYTVKKTPDITANSTDNTTTEIDEIKDFVDGRFICPHESAWRIFNFMIHERNPPVQVLSVHLENRQNVTFKDNEKLENVLRNPNAKRTTLTEWLKNYCLDNSGLHLRYIDYLSEYRIQMGTYGKMLA, encoded by the exons ATGGCTGATAGAAGAGAGGAGAAGAGAGAGTTTGATGGTGAGGAAGATGATGCTTGG CAATATCCTTTGTTGTTTATTCATGGTGAAAGTGACTGGTCCCGCGACTTGCGCCTACAAGGTGATAGCTCAAAGAAAACTAACACTTTGACTAGGAATATGTTCTATAGCTACCAACTACATGATCGTGCCAATACATATTCTTTACTTCTAAGAGGTGGACGTCTTTTCCAACAGTACCTGGTAGATGCCTATGTCTGCATCGAGCAAGACAGACTTAACTACCTTAGGTATAATCAAAATGCTCTTAGAAGTGAATACATGCAAGGAATGCACGATGCCGTCACACGTGGAGACACAGAAGGAAAGGATATAGGCAAACGTATAATTTTGCCCTCAACGTTTACCGGTGGTCCACGATACATGTACAAACACTATCAGGATGCCTTGGCAATATGCAGAGTTCATGGAAACCCGCAATACTTTGTTACATTCACTTGCAACGTTAAATGGCCTGAGATTAGTAGATACATGGCCAGATTTCCCGTTCTGAAGGCGGAAGATTGCCCTGATGTCATTGCAAGAGTGTTCCATATGAAAGTTATTTCATTTATAAATTCTCTTAAAGTTAGAAGACCATTTGGGAAG AATTCCAAAAAAAGAGGTTTGCCCCATTGTCATCTTCTCTTATGGGTTGATGAAGCCCACAAAATAAAGGATGCTTCACAATTGGATGAGTATATATCAGCGGAAATTCCAGATCCCATCAATGAGCCACCATTGTATAAAATTGTGACCGACTCCATGATGCATGGACCTTGCGGCATGGCCAGACCTAATTCACCATGCATGGCGTTAGGATCATGCAAGAAAAAATTCCCTAAGGATTACGAGCCTTTTACACGATTTGATGAGAATGGCTACGCACGCTATAGGAGATGTCAAAGTACTCACTTTGTCCAAAAACATGGGATTTCACTAGATAACGGTTACGTCGTACCGTACAATCGTTCTCTGTTGCTTCATTTTCATGCTCACATGAATGTCGAATACTTCGGTTGGAGTATGCTCATAAAGTACCTTTTCAAATACATATCTAAAGGAACAGACCGTATAAAATACACTGTTAAAAAAACGCCTGACATAACAGCCAATTCTACAGATAATACTACAACAGAAATTGACGAAATTAAAGACTTCGTTGATGGTAGATTCATTTGTCCCCATGAATCAGCATGGAGAATCTTTAACTTCATGATTCATGAACGAAACCCTCCCGTCCAG GTGCTTTCTGTCCACTTAGAGAATAGGCAAAATGTCACATTCAAAGATAATGAGAAGCTTGAGAATGTCTTACGCAATCCAAATGCCAAGCGCACCACTTTAACAGAATGGCTAAAAAATTATTGCCTAGACAATAGTGGACTCCATCTCCGTTACATTGACTACCTTTCGGAATACAGAATACAGATGGGAACCTACGGGAAAATGCTGGCTTAG